The Rubrobacter tropicus nucleotide sequence AAGGCCGCGTGCGGCTTATCCGATCTGTAAACGACCTGGATCATCACCTGCGCCTGTGGCAACACGACCGCAAGCCGGGGCTCGTCTTGCTCATGGAAGGCGCGGACCCTATCGTTCGTGTACGCGACCTGCCCGGATGGTGGCGGCGCGGCCTCAGGATGATCGGGCTCACGTTCGGCGACACGAACTACGCAACGGGGGTGGGCGGCGGCAGTCCTGCGTTCAAACGGGGCGGCCTGACGCCGAAGGGCTTCGAATTGCTCGGGAATATGGCGGAACTAGGCTTTATCTGGGACATCTCGCACCTCGCCGAAGACGGTGTATGGCAAGGGCTGGATCTCGGGTTCCCCCGTGTTTGTGCGTCACACGCGAACGCCCGAGCCTTAACACCGACGGACAGGCATCTGGACGACGAAGCCATCCGTGCCGTGGCCGAACGGGGTGGGGTAGTCGGTCTCGTCCTCTACAATGGTTTTCTCGAGCCCCGCTGGAGACAAGACAAAACCGTACCCGTCACGCTCGAAAAACACCTGCGGCGACACGCAAACCACGTCGCAGGCCTCGTCGGTTGGGAACACGTAGGGATAGGCTCCGACCTGGACGGCGGCCTGGGCCTCGAAGAGAGCCCGTCGGAGATAGACACGGTGGCCGACCTGTACAAGGTGGGATCGGTCGTGCCCGCCGAATTTAGGGAAGCGGTGCTGGGCACAAACTGGTTGGGTTTCCTCAGATCCTCGCTGCCGCAAACCTCGTGATGCCGAAACGATTTGAGTGTCGCTGGCGTCCGTGATCCCCGGTCCGTCGCGTACTAGAATCTGATGGTTATGATGGCCGACGTAAAAAAGCTGGAGATTCCCGAGCCCGTCGTTCGCCTCGGCGAGGCGTTCCGGGGGGCGGGGCACGAGCTGTACCTCGTCGGCGGGTACGTGCGGGACAGATTGCTCGGTGGTCACGAGGAGGCGAAGCCGGACGCCGACGCGACGACCGGAGCGCGGCCGGCGGAGATAAAGCGCCTGCTCCGGCCCCTCGCCGACGATTTGTGGGCCGTCGGGGAGCGCTTTGGGACCATAGGGGCGACGGTCGGCGGCTACGCGGTGGAGGTCACTACTTACAGGAGCGACCTCTACACGGAGGGGAGCCGGCACCCCGAGGTCCGCTTCGGGGACAGCCTGGTCGAGGACCTGGCCCGGCGGGACTTCACCATAAACGCAATCGCGGCCGATGCCCTTACGGGGGAGATCTCCGACCCCTTCGAGGGCAGGAAGGACCTTGAGAGCGGCGTGATCCGTCCGGTGGGAGACCCGCTCGACCGGATGCGCGACGACCCCTTGCGGATGCTCCGCGCCGTCCGCTTCGAGACGACCCTGTCGAAACCGGACAAACCCTTCGCCCTCACGACGGACCTGGAGAAGGCCATTCGGGAGAACGCCCGCTGGCTCGAGAGCATAAGCGCAGAGCGCATCCGGGAGGAGTTCGAGAAGGTCCTTCTCTCCGAGAACGTAACGGCCGGCCTGCGGGCCCTGGTGCGCCTGGGGCTCATGCCCTACATCGTGCCCGAGTTCATGGAGACCTTGAAGGTCGAGCAGGAGGCGGAGTTCCACCACAAGGACGTCTTCGAGCACACCCTGATTGTGGTCCAGAACGTCGAGAATACCCCGGTCTTGCGCAAGGCCGCCTTTTTCCACGACATCGGCAAGCCCCGCACCCTCGTCTACGAGCACCGCTGCACCTACTGCGGCGCCAAGAGCGCGCAGAAGACTACCGGAGAGGGGGAGTGCGAGGTCTGCAGGGGGCGCACGATCCCGAAGAAGATCCACTTCTACGGCCACGAGAACGTGGGCGCCGGCATCGCGCGGCGGGCGATGAAGCGTCTGGCCTACCCGAAGGACGACACCGACGCCGTCTCCCACCTCGTCGCCCACCACATGCGGCCGATGGGCTACGCCGTGGGGCGCGACCCGTGGAGCGATTCGGCCGTCAGGCGCTTCGTCAGGGACACGTACCTCGCCCGCGGGGACAAAGTACTCGCCGACGTGGACATGCTGCTCAAGCTCGCCCGGGCCGACATCACGGGGAGCGCGCCGAGAAGACGGCGCGTCGCAGAGGCCTCGTGGCAGAGCCTCAAGGACAGGGTGGACGAGGTCCGGGCCGAGGACTCCATCGAGAGGTTGGAGAGCCCGCTCGACGGCAACGACCTGATGCGGATGTTCGACCGGCCTCCGGGGCGTTGGATCAAGCCCATAAAAGACCACCTTCAGGGCGAGGTTATAGAAGGCCGCCTCGCCAAGGACGACACAGGGACGGCCCGCCAACTGGCCGAGGCCTTCGCCCGGGAGCACGACCTCTTCGGAGAGGAGTAGAATCGTGGAGACCTTCGACCCCCTGGTCCGGACCAACTGGCTTCAAGACCACCTCGAAGACCCCGACCTGCGCGTCGTGGACATCCGGGGCTACGTCAAGAAGACGGACCTCGGCGGGGGCCGCCAGAGTGCCGAGTACCTCCCGGCCCGCGAAGAGTACGACGAGGCCCACGTCCCGGGCGCCGCTTTCGTGGACTGGACCAGCGACATAACCGACCCAAACGACCCGGTTCCCGCCCAGATCGCCCCGCCCGTCCGCTTCGCGGACCTGATGGGCTCTCTAGGCATCGGAGATGGGACGCACGTGGTCGTCTACGACCACGCCGGCGGCCAGTTCGCCACCCGCCTGTGGTGGGCCCTGACGTACTACGGCCACGACCGCGTCTCCGTCCTCGACGGCGGCTGGGACAAGTGGACCGCCGAGAACCGCCCGACCACGGACGAGGCCCCGACCCCGCCGCCTGCCCGCTTCACCCCGAGGCCAAGAACCGGCTGGCGCAAGGAGGCCGCCGACGTGCTGGACGCGAGCAAGGGCGAAGCCCTCGTGCTCGACGCCCGAGACGAGGGACAGTACACCGGGGCCGTGACGAGGGGCGAGGGGCGTCCCGGTCACGTTCCGGGGGCGAAGCACCTGCACGCGGACGGCCTCTTCGGTCCGGACGGAACCTTTCTCTCCGACGAGGAACTCGAGGAAAAGCTGCGGGAGGCGGGCGTGCCGGAGGACAGGGAGGCTTCCGTCATCGCCTACTGCAACGGCGGGGTGGCGGCGACCGTGCCGCTCTTCGCGCTGCACCGGCTCGGGTACGAAAACCTCGCCAACTACGACGGTTCGTGGAACGAGTGGGGCGTGAGGGAGGACCTTCCCGCCGAGCGCTAGGCGGTTCGCTGCGCGAACCGCGCTGTCAGCTATCAGCCGTCAGCTTTTTGGTCTCGCCCTTAGCTACAGCGTCGGGAGTGGGCTGTCCGTTCGTACGCCCGAGGGCGGTTCGCGGACGGTTGGAACCTCTCGAAAACGTGCTCCGTGTCGGTCTAGAAACGGGGTGGCTGAGGGCTGAAAGCTGAAAGCCGACGGCTCGATGCTACAATCGCGTGCGGATATGGAGAGAAGCCGGGCAAAAAAGATCATCTTGTGGGTGCTCAGCCCGATCATGGTTCTGGCCGGGATCGCCCTTATAGCCTCGTTCTTGCTGGCCGGCCGCCTCGACAGCACGGCCACCAACAGCGAGGACCCGGGCGGCTTCAACGTGCCCAGGCTCGAGACCACCCAGGGCAACGAGGAGACGACCCAGGCCGGGCCGCAGGACACCACCCTCAAGCTGACGGTGCCCGCGATGAGCCGCGTAGAGGACGACGAGATCCCCTCCACGACGGGGGACGACGAGGCCAAACTCAAGGAGTACGCCGCCATCCACCTCGAAGGCACGGGCTTCCCGTGGCAGGACGAGGCGAACGTCTACATCGCCGGCCACCGCCTCGGGTTCCCAAACACCGAGAGCTGGCTGACCTTCTGGGATATGGACAAGGTCTCGGTGGGCGACGAGGTTTTCGTCACCGACGCCGAAGGCACCGAGTACACCTACAAGGTCTTCAAAGAGTTCACCGTCGGCCCCTCCGACACCTCGGTCACCAACGCCGAACCCGGTAAGAACATCCTCACGCTCCAGACCTGCACGCTCCCCGACTACTCCCAGCGCCTCATAATCCAGGCCGAGCTAACGGATACGTCGGAGAAGGCGGCCTAGCGGCCCGGGGAACCCGGGCCGCGCTCTCGGCTTTCGGCCATCAGCTTTCAGCTCTTGCTGCCGGGTCGGTGCTCTCATCCTTTGTTGAACTCTTGCGCCTTGAAGCGTTGGGCCGTTATCCCTTTCGATTCGTCCGAGGCCAGGTAGAGGAAGACGGCCGTGTTCTCTTCCGGGGTGATGCGGGTCTGGGGGTCTTCTTCCGGGTAGGCGGCGGCGCGCATGCCGGTGCGCATCCCGCCGGGGTCCACGGCGTTGGAGCGGATGCCGCGGTCTTTTAGCTCGGCTGCCAGGATCTGGGAAAGGCCTTCCATCCCGAACTTGCTGACGGAGTAGGCGCCCCATTCGGCCCTTCCATCGACGCTTACGCCGCTTACGACGTTTATGATGGAGCCGCCCTCGCGCATGTGGGGGATGGCCGCCTTTGAGACGAGGTACGGGCCGGTGAGGTTCGCGTCGATAACGCGCCGCCACTCGTCCTCCGGGTAATCTTCTATTGCGACGCGGGGGCCGAGCACGCCCGCGTTGTTTACGAGCACGTCGATCCCCCCGAACCTTCCGACCGCCTCGTCGACGAGGCTTTGCGCGTCTTCGCCTTTCGACACGTCCGCCGCCACGGCGTGCACCTCCGTGCCCAGACCTTCGACCTCTTCGGCGACGGGGCGGATGCTTTGCTCGCTGCGGGAGTTTACGACGAGCGATGCGCCCTCCTTCGCGTAGGCGAGGGCGAGCGCTTTCCCGAGCCCCTGGCTCGCGCCGGTTATGAGGGCGACTTTGTCTTGTAGCATGGGTCTTCCTTTCGGCAGCTTGTCGGCATTTCAGCACGCCGCCTTCGGCGGCTCTCAGCCCGTCAGCTTAAACGGTGGGCGGCGGGTTTGCGTGCGGGGGCGGGGGGCTTTGTGCATCGTTTCCGACCGTTACGCAATATGCGAGTTCATGTAATCCGTCTGTTACCCGGCTCCCAGACCTTCTCCGCAACCTACGCGTTCGGTGCTGGCCAGGGCTAGGGAACCACCGCGGAAGGAACCGTTCCGGAAGAGACCGTCGTCGGGCAGGCCGCCGCGGCCCCGACGCGGGCGAGCAGCAGGGCGGTATCTTCGAGGAGGGCGGCGCCCTGGGCTTCCTTCCCGACTTCGGCGCCACGGCGGTCCTGGCCCTCGTGGCCGGCGGCGCCCTGCTGCTCGGCGGCCTCCTCGCCTACCGCTTGACGCGCTAGGGGCAAGTCTCACCGAGTAGAAGGCGGGACGCCATGTTTCGCGGCCCGCCTTTTATGCGCCACGTATTGGGAAGCCGGTGTTTGGCGGCTCCAACGCAATCTCGCCGACCGGCTTCATAACGTCCACCCGCAGAACGGTTGCACGTCCTGCGGGTGTGAATCGGTCGCTATTGCAGGTTCACCGTTACGCGCTCGCAGCTAGAGATGCTCACCACGTCGCCGGGTAGGGTCGTCACCGAGCTAACGAGTTGGTCGTCTACGACGTCGTTGAGGCCAACCGAGGCGCGGTCGAAGCCGGCGCCGCAGGAGATGGCGTCGCGCTGCCCGTCGTTGGCGGCGAAGATCTGGTCGCCCTCGGTCTCGCCGGAGAGCCTGTCGTTGCCGGCCAGGCCGTAGACCTCGTCGGGCCCCTGACCCCCGACAACCTCGTCGTCGCCGGTCCCGCCGGAGAGGTAGTCCTGGTTTGGACCGCCCTGCACGGTGTCTGCGCCGTCCAGGCCGAATACGTCGTCGTTGCCGGCGAAGCCGTTGATGGTGTCGGCGGCCGCGGTGCCGGAGAGCCTGTCGTCTCCGGTAGTGCCGTTTATCGTGGCCGCCAGGGCGACGCCGGCCGCCAACGCCGTCAGCGTCATCGCCACCAGCGCAACGAGGCCCATGCCGCGGGCGGCGCGTTTCGGTATGCTTGTTTCGTTCATGGAGCGTCCCTTCGTATCCGTGAACATCGGGTTTCGGGGCGTTCGCGGCGTCCCGAAGCCTTTCTCTTCGTACGTGTGCCCGGATCGGGCGTCGTCAGAGTCTATGCTGGGAACCACCCCTTTCGGCAGCCCGGCTGCCTCGCAGAGGCCCGCGGCTTTGCGCCCCCGCCTCGCGGCGGGTTTGCCTTTTCGTGGGTACTTGGGCAGATTCTACCCCCGCCCGGTTCCCTCAAACGTGACGGCCGTGACTATCGAGGCTGTGCGCATTTGATAAAGCCTGCACTGGGGGCGGTCGGCGAGGTTACGGAAGACGCGTCCGGGGAGCGGTGCCGCGTTTACAGGCCGCTCGGGCTCGACGTTCCTTTCGTCCGGACTGGCCGCTGGGGATCTCGGGCATCTTCGCACGGGTGACCGTAGAGGCAAGGATCGGTTTATCTTACTGCAATCTCTAGCCACGTAGCGTATAAAGGTAGCGTGAAACGGCGAACTCTAGTGAGGACACTCCCCCGTGTACGGTGAGAACGCGCCGCCTTCCTGGGCGCGGCTGCCGGGGGCGCGCTGCCGGGCCGTGGAGCACCTGACGAAGCTCGAAGGGCTCAAAGAGTTCGAACTCCTGGAGGGGTTGGATGAGGGATTCTTCCAGGCGCTCGCGATCTCGGCCGAGGTGCTCGAACTCGGCGCCGGAACCGCGCTCTACAGGGAGGGCGAACCTT carries:
- a CDS encoding SDR family NAD(P)-dependent oxidoreductase, which translates into the protein MLQDKVALITGASQGLGKALALAYAKEGASLVVNSRSEQSIRPVAEEVEGLGTEVHAVAADVSKGEDAQSLVDEAVGRFGGIDVLVNNAGVLGPRVAIEDYPEDEWRRVIDANLTGPYLVSKAAIPHMREGGSIINVVSGVSVDGRAEWGAYSVSKFGMEGLSQILAAELKDRGIRSNAVDPGGMRTGMRAAAYPEEDPQTRITPEENTAVFLYLASDESKGITAQRFKAQEFNKG
- a CDS encoding sulfurtransferase is translated as METFDPLVRTNWLQDHLEDPDLRVVDIRGYVKKTDLGGGRQSAEYLPAREEYDEAHVPGAAFVDWTSDITDPNDPVPAQIAPPVRFADLMGSLGIGDGTHVVVYDHAGGQFATRLWWALTYYGHDRVSVLDGGWDKWTAENRPTTDEAPTPPPARFTPRPRTGWRKEAADVLDASKGEALVLDARDEGQYTGAVTRGEGRPGHVPGAKHLHADGLFGPDGTFLSDEELEEKLREAGVPEDREASVIAYCNGGVAATVPLFALHRLGYENLANYDGSWNEWGVREDLPAER
- a CDS encoding calcium-binding protein gives rise to the protein MNETSIPKRAARGMGLVALVAMTLTALAAGVALAATINGTTGDDRLSGTAAADTINGFAGNDDVFGLDGADTVQGGPNQDYLSGGTGDDEVVGGQGPDEVYGLAGNDRLSGETEGDQIFAANDGQRDAISCGAGFDRASVGLNDVVDDQLVSSVTTLPGDVVSISSCERVTVNLQ
- a CDS encoding HD domain-containing protein, coding for MMADVKKLEIPEPVVRLGEAFRGAGHELYLVGGYVRDRLLGGHEEAKPDADATTGARPAEIKRLLRPLADDLWAVGERFGTIGATVGGYAVEVTTYRSDLYTEGSRHPEVRFGDSLVEDLARRDFTINAIAADALTGEISDPFEGRKDLESGVIRPVGDPLDRMRDDPLRMLRAVRFETTLSKPDKPFALTTDLEKAIRENARWLESISAERIREEFEKVLLSENVTAGLRALVRLGLMPYIVPEFMETLKVEQEAEFHHKDVFEHTLIVVQNVENTPVLRKAAFFHDIGKPRTLVYEHRCTYCGAKSAQKTTGEGECEVCRGRTIPKKIHFYGHENVGAGIARRAMKRLAYPKDDTDAVSHLVAHHMRPMGYAVGRDPWSDSAVRRFVRDTYLARGDKVLADVDMLLKLARADITGSAPRRRRVAEASWQSLKDRVDEVRAEDSIERLESPLDGNDLMRMFDRPPGRWIKPIKDHLQGEVIEGRLAKDDTGTARQLAEAFAREHDLFGEE
- a CDS encoding class E sortase, producing the protein MLSPIMVLAGIALIASFLLAGRLDSTATNSEDPGGFNVPRLETTQGNEETTQAGPQDTTLKLTVPAMSRVEDDEIPSTTGDDEAKLKEYAAIHLEGTGFPWQDEANVYIAGHRLGFPNTESWLTFWDMDKVSVGDEVFVTDAEGTEYTYKVFKEFTVGPSDTSVTNAEPGKNILTLQTCTLPDYSQRLIIQAELTDTSEKAA